Proteins encoded in a region of the Novibacillus thermophilus genome:
- the veg gene encoding biofilm formation stimulator Veg — MAKNALAEIKNSLDCHIGEKIKLVANGGRRKTVERSGVLEKTYPSVFIVKLDKDQHAFERVSYSYADILTEQVELTVYNDDGQIRIQYTAQ, encoded by the coding sequence GTGGCGAAAAATGCGTTAGCCGAAATTAAGAACAGTTTAGACTGCCATATCGGGGAGAAAATCAAGTTAGTGGCCAATGGCGGTCGGCGAAAAACGGTGGAGAGGTCGGGTGTGTTAGAGAAAACGTACCCGTCGGTTTTTATTGTCAAATTGGACAAAGATCAGCATGCTTTTGAACGTGTTTCATACAGCTATGCCGATATCCTCACCGAACAAGTGGAACTTACCGTTTACAACGACGATGGACAAATCCGGATTCAATACACGGCCCAGTAG
- the spoVG gene encoding septation regulator SpoVG, whose product MQVTDVRLRRVKTDGRMKAIASITFDDEFVVHDIRVIDGNNGMFVAMPSKRTPDGEFRDIAHPISSETRAKIQDAVLAEYEIAEQTESAGEREEELVEGT is encoded by the coding sequence ATGCAAGTTACCGATGTCAGGCTACGCCGGGTCAAAACAGACGGCCGGATGAAAGCGATCGCATCCATTACGTTTGACGACGAGTTTGTGGTCCACGACATTCGGGTGATTGACGGCAATAACGGCATGTTCGTGGCCATGCCGAGCAAGCGGACTCCTGACGGGGAGTTTCGCGATATTGCCCATCCCATTTCTTCAGAAACACGTGCCAAAATACAAGATGCTGTGTTAGCAGAGTACGAGATAGCGGAACAGACAGAATCGGCTGGAGAACGCGAAGAGGAACTGGTCGAGGGTACGTAA
- a CDS encoding ribose-phosphate diphosphokinase, with translation MAAYRDPKLKIFSCNANPKLAADIAEHVGVTLGDGDVSSFSDGETRVTLNESVRGDDVYVIQSTSEPVNHHLMELLVMIDALKRASAKTINVVTPYYGYARQDRKTRARDPITAKLVANLIETAGADRMITMDLHATQIQGFFDIPVDHLLGVPILAEYFQSKHLGDVVVVSPDHGGVTRARKLAEFLKAPLAIIDKRRTQPNVAEVMHIIGKVEQRTAIIIDDIIDTAGTMTQAANALVEHGARDVYACGTHAVLSGPAIERIQQSHIRELVVTDSIPLDKEKRLDKIKVLSVAPLIGEAIIRVHEEQSVSTLFS, from the coding sequence ATGGCGGCATACCGCGATCCAAAATTGAAGATTTTCAGTTGCAACGCCAATCCGAAATTGGCGGCGGACATCGCCGAACATGTCGGTGTCACCCTGGGTGATGGGGATGTCTCCAGTTTCAGTGACGGGGAGACGCGCGTGACTCTCAATGAGAGTGTGCGGGGGGACGATGTGTACGTCATCCAGTCTACGTCGGAACCGGTCAACCACCACCTCATGGAACTCCTCGTCATGATTGATGCGTTGAAACGGGCGTCAGCCAAAACCATCAATGTCGTCACGCCTTATTACGGTTACGCCCGTCAGGACCGCAAGACGCGGGCGCGTGACCCGATTACGGCGAAACTCGTGGCCAACTTGATCGAGACTGCAGGCGCCGACCGGATGATTACGATGGATCTGCACGCCACACAAATTCAAGGCTTTTTTGACATTCCAGTCGACCACTTACTCGGCGTGCCGATTTTGGCCGAGTATTTTCAAAGCAAGCATTTGGGAGACGTCGTCGTCGTATCCCCTGACCACGGCGGTGTGACCCGGGCGCGAAAGTTGGCAGAGTTTCTGAAAGCGCCCCTCGCCATCATTGACAAACGGCGGACACAGCCGAATGTGGCGGAAGTGATGCATATCATCGGGAAAGTGGAACAGCGGACGGCGATTATTATTGACGACATTATTGACACCGCAGGCACGATGACACAGGCAGCGAATGCCCTCGTTGAACACGGTGCGCGGGACGTGTACGCTTGCGGCACCCATGCGGTTCTGTCCGGACCGGCGATTGAACGCATTCAACAGTCGCACATTCGCGAGTTAGTCGTCACCGATTCGATCCCCCTTGACAAGGAGAAACGGCTTGATAAAATAAAAGTTCTCTCGGTAGCGCCGTTAATCGGGGAAGCGATTATCCGAGTCCACGAAGAACAGTCCGTCAGCACGTTGTTCAGTTAA
- the glmU gene encoding bifunctional UDP-N-acetylglucosamine diphosphorylase/glucosamine-1-phosphate N-acetyltransferase GlmU produces the protein MSQTYAVILAAGQGTRMKSNKHKVLHPIGGKPMIEHIVRSMEQLGVDKIVVVVGYGAESVRRYLGDRVHYAMQQEPLGTGHAVRQAEEHLKGLPGSTLVINGDNPLITVETYRDFVRDFADKGVAASMLTAVVDNPTGYGRVLRSHAGDVERVVEEKDASEEERKVREINTGTFCFDNSKLFDALKKVNNDNAQGEYYLPDTLRVLRKQGHRIRAYRVRDASETVGINNRIQLAEAEAIWRKRVLERHMLEGVTIVDPNHTYIETDVEIGRDTTILPGTVLRGNTVIGENCIIGPNADIRDCRIADGVTVEHSTLRESRVGSQSTVGPYAYVRPNSSIGERVKIGDFVEVKNAVIGTGTKVSHLSYIGDADLGESVNVGCGAVTVNYDGERKWRTVVGDRSFIGCNANLIAPVHIGRDTYIAAGSTITDDIPDDAFAIARERQTTKPEYAKKLRAKKANGGGKK, from the coding sequence GTGTCACAGACGTATGCCGTTATTTTGGCAGCCGGTCAAGGCACGCGCATGAAATCGAACAAACATAAGGTGTTGCATCCCATCGGCGGGAAGCCGATGATCGAACACATCGTGAGGTCGATGGAACAGCTCGGTGTGGACAAAATTGTCGTCGTCGTCGGTTACGGCGCCGAATCCGTCCGGCGCTATTTGGGCGACCGCGTGCACTACGCCATGCAACAGGAGCCGTTAGGGACCGGTCACGCTGTCCGCCAAGCCGAAGAGCATTTAAAGGGACTCCCTGGCTCAACTCTCGTCATCAACGGAGACAATCCGCTCATCACCGTCGAGACTTACCGCGATTTTGTGCGTGATTTTGCCGATAAAGGCGTTGCGGCCTCCATGTTGACAGCCGTTGTCGACAACCCGACGGGTTACGGCCGGGTGCTTCGTTCGCACGCTGGCGATGTGGAACGTGTCGTAGAGGAGAAAGATGCCAGCGAAGAAGAGCGAAAGGTGCGCGAAATTAATACCGGCACGTTTTGTTTTGACAACAGTAAGTTGTTCGACGCCCTGAAAAAAGTGAACAACGATAACGCACAAGGGGAGTACTACCTACCTGACACTCTCCGGGTACTTCGCAAACAGGGGCACAGAATCAGGGCGTACCGCGTCCGAGACGCCAGCGAAACGGTCGGCATCAACAACCGGATTCAGTTGGCGGAGGCGGAAGCCATTTGGAGAAAGCGCGTGTTGGAACGCCACATGTTGGAAGGCGTCACGATTGTCGATCCGAATCACACGTACATTGAAACAGATGTTGAGATCGGCCGAGATACGACGATCTTGCCCGGGACGGTACTGCGGGGGAATACTGTGATCGGAGAAAATTGTATCATCGGTCCGAATGCTGATATTCGTGACTGCCGCATAGCAGACGGAGTCACGGTGGAGCATTCGACATTGAGAGAGAGCCGCGTTGGCAGCCAGTCAACCGTCGGTCCATACGCGTACGTGCGGCCGAACAGTTCTATAGGTGAGCGGGTCAAAATCGGGGACTTCGTCGAAGTGAAAAACGCGGTCATCGGAACCGGAACGAAAGTGTCACATTTGAGCTACATTGGAGATGCCGATTTAGGGGAATCGGTGAATGTCGGATGTGGAGCGGTGACTGTGAACTACGACGGAGAACGGAAGTGGCGGACCGTTGTCGGCGACCGATCGTTCATCGGCTGTAACGCAAACTTGATTGCCCCCGTTCACATTGGCCGCGATACGTACATTGCGGCCGGTTCGACCATTACAGACGATATACCAGATGACGCGTTTGCCATTGCCCGGGAGCGACAGACGACAAAGCCCGAGTATGCCAAAAAATTAAGGGCTAAAAAAGCAAATGGCGGAGGGAAAAAATAG
- the mfd gene encoding transcription-repair coupling factor → MDAIIARFSEDKDFQSTVAGVENGLKEQIVSGLGGSSRALFTAALYRKVKRPIAFVTHNLNQAQKFAEDLSEFLSKEDVKLYPADEWISADIAVNDPAYDSERIAVLSALLQGFRGVLVIPYTGLRKKLVPFDVFRSAHITLSEGHQIEMEDVTGKLVETGYSRVDMVERKGEFSVRGGIVDVFPPSFDNPLRIEWFDDEIDTIRAFNVSDQRSLKRQREVVLPPARELFASFEQLYQSGDRLVNKLNDQLRRVKDPKVKNKLHEQIGNDIEQFKQGQLFPGIHKYISLIYPACAHLTDYMPKDTVLLYDDPSRIQETAKQMDREEAEWQTERLQRGEALPGLEMSERYDDLMKRLSQQKVYLTMFVRQVPNTQPQNIVNFITRTMQQFHGQMHALKAEWDRWLKTKNRVVFLASNEERARRLKRVLGDYGMEVDWVDRHISQVPTHPSVLIGSVQNGFELPNVKLVVVTESEVFTQKQRRPRRVAKMSNAERIKSYQDLQPGDYVVHVNHGIGKYLGIETLNVGGMHKDYLNIHYAGNDKLYVPIEQIDLVQKYVGGEEKAPKVYSLSGSEWSKVKNRVKSSVKDLAADLIKLYAKRQATKGYKFSKKVPYEQEFNALFPYEETPDQLRAIEDVMRDMESEVPMDRLLCGDVGYGKTEVAIRAAFKAVMDGKQVAILVPTTILAQQHFETFRERFADYPVNIHVLSRFRTKKEQSETLKGLKKGTVDIVIGTHRLLSKDVQFKDLGLLVVDEEQRFGVAHKEKIKKLRHNVDVLTLTATPIPRTLHMSMLGVRDLSLIETPPENRFPVQTYVVEYSPSLVREAIERELGRGGQVYFLYNQVQHIQTMADQLRALVPDARVAVAHGQMSEMELERVMLDFLDGEYDVLVSTTIIETGVDIPNVNTLIIYNADKMGLSQLYQLRGRVGRSNRIAYAYFTYQRDKVLTEVAEKRLEAIREFTELGSGFKIAMRDLAIRGAGNLLGAEQHGHIASVGFDMYSQMLKEAIEDLKGEEAEETAADPEIELKTDAYIPKDFIPDERQKIEIYKKVRGTDNIEEVTELENEIVDRFGEPPASVANLLFLARLRIYAKKCGVSAVKQKGQKVTITFFDAKTGGTSLIKAVQELRHRARLIPGTDIRVELNVKGMENKEKLEMIEQFLIQCDSGENPKGEVQHAAN, encoded by the coding sequence GTGGATGCGATCATCGCCCGATTTAGTGAAGACAAAGACTTTCAATCGACAGTAGCCGGTGTCGAAAACGGTTTAAAAGAGCAGATTGTATCGGGGCTTGGCGGATCGTCACGTGCTCTGTTTACGGCGGCGCTTTACCGCAAGGTAAAGCGGCCCATCGCATTCGTCACCCACAATCTCAACCAAGCCCAGAAGTTTGCCGAGGACTTGTCCGAGTTTCTATCGAAAGAAGATGTGAAGTTGTACCCTGCCGACGAATGGATCTCGGCGGATATCGCCGTAAATGATCCGGCGTACGACAGTGAGCGGATTGCGGTTTTGAGTGCGCTGTTGCAGGGCTTTCGCGGCGTCCTCGTCATTCCTTACACCGGTTTAAGAAAAAAATTAGTTCCGTTCGATGTGTTCCGTTCGGCTCATATCACTCTGTCCGAGGGACATCAGATCGAGATGGAGGATGTAACCGGTAAGCTGGTCGAAACCGGCTACAGTCGGGTGGACATGGTTGAGAGAAAAGGAGAATTTAGTGTCCGCGGCGGGATCGTCGACGTTTTTCCGCCTTCCTTTGACAACCCATTGCGCATTGAGTGGTTTGACGATGAGATCGATACGATCCGGGCGTTTAACGTGAGTGATCAACGTTCGCTGAAACGGCAACGGGAGGTCGTTTTGCCGCCGGCTCGAGAGCTGTTTGCCTCTTTCGAACAACTGTACCAAAGCGGAGACCGGCTGGTAAATAAACTGAACGACCAGTTGCGACGGGTCAAAGACCCGAAAGTGAAAAACAAGTTGCACGAACAGATAGGCAACGACATTGAACAGTTCAAACAAGGCCAACTGTTTCCGGGAATACACAAGTACATCTCCCTCATCTACCCAGCGTGTGCTCATCTTACCGACTACATGCCGAAAGACACCGTCCTTCTGTATGACGATCCGTCGCGCATTCAAGAGACGGCCAAGCAGATGGATCGGGAAGAGGCGGAATGGCAGACGGAACGGCTGCAACGAGGGGAGGCCTTACCTGGCCTTGAAATGTCTGAACGTTACGATGATTTAATGAAACGGCTTTCACAACAAAAAGTGTACTTGACGATGTTCGTGCGGCAAGTGCCGAACACCCAACCGCAAAATATCGTCAACTTCATCACTCGGACCATGCAGCAGTTCCACGGGCAGATGCACGCTCTTAAAGCGGAGTGGGACCGCTGGTTGAAAACGAAAAACCGGGTGGTGTTCCTCGCCTCCAATGAAGAACGGGCGCGCCGGTTGAAACGGGTACTGGGAGATTACGGGATGGAAGTCGACTGGGTCGACCGCCACATTTCCCAGGTGCCGACACACCCTTCGGTACTCATCGGCAGCGTTCAAAACGGGTTTGAACTGCCAAATGTGAAACTCGTCGTCGTGACCGAAAGCGAGGTGTTTACACAGAAACAGCGCCGTCCCCGCCGTGTGGCCAAAATGTCGAACGCCGAGCGCATTAAGAGCTACCAGGACTTACAACCGGGAGATTACGTCGTCCACGTCAACCACGGCATCGGAAAATATTTGGGCATCGAAACGTTGAACGTCGGCGGCATGCACAAAGACTACTTAAATATTCACTACGCTGGAAACGACAAACTGTACGTGCCCATTGAGCAGATCGACTTGGTGCAAAAATACGTCGGGGGCGAAGAAAAAGCGCCTAAAGTGTACAGCTTGAGCGGGAGCGAGTGGAGTAAGGTTAAAAACAGGGTGAAATCGTCGGTCAAAGACTTAGCGGCGGACTTGATCAAACTGTACGCGAAGCGCCAGGCGACCAAAGGGTACAAGTTCTCCAAAAAGGTTCCCTACGAGCAGGAATTTAACGCTCTGTTTCCGTACGAAGAGACGCCGGATCAGCTGCGCGCCATTGAAGACGTGATGCGCGACATGGAGTCCGAAGTGCCGATGGACCGTTTGCTCTGTGGCGACGTCGGCTACGGCAAGACGGAAGTGGCCATTCGCGCGGCGTTCAAAGCGGTCATGGACGGGAAGCAGGTGGCGATTCTCGTGCCGACGACCATCCTCGCCCAGCAGCACTTCGAGACGTTTCGCGAGCGGTTTGCCGACTATCCCGTGAACATTCACGTCCTCAGCCGCTTTCGCACGAAGAAAGAACAGAGTGAAACGTTGAAAGGGTTGAAAAAAGGGACGGTCGACATCGTCATCGGCACCCATCGCCTGCTCTCCAAAGATGTGCAGTTTAAAGATCTGGGCTTGCTCGTCGTCGACGAAGAACAGCGGTTCGGCGTCGCTCACAAGGAAAAGATCAAAAAATTGCGCCACAATGTCGATGTATTGACGTTGACTGCGACACCGATTCCCCGCACACTGCACATGTCGATGTTGGGGGTACGCGATTTGTCGTTAATTGAAACCCCGCCTGAAAACCGCTTTCCGGTGCAGACGTACGTCGTGGAATACAGTCCCAGCCTCGTGAGGGAAGCCATTGAACGCGAGCTTGGACGGGGGGGACAAGTGTACTTTCTGTACAACCAAGTGCAGCACATCCAGACGATGGCGGATCAGTTACGGGCTTTAGTTCCAGACGCGCGGGTGGCCGTCGCCCACGGGCAAATGTCGGAAATGGAACTGGAGCGGGTGATGCTCGACTTTTTGGACGGAGAATACGACGTGTTGGTCAGTACGACGATTATCGAGACTGGCGTGGACATCCCCAATGTGAACACCCTCATCATCTATAACGCGGACAAGATGGGGTTGTCCCAGCTCTACCAATTGCGTGGCCGCGTCGGCCGCTCGAACCGCATCGCTTACGCCTATTTTACGTACCAGCGGGACAAAGTGCTGACCGAAGTGGCGGAGAAGCGGCTAGAGGCTATTCGCGAGTTTACCGAACTCGGGTCCGGATTTAAAATCGCCATGCGAGATCTCGCCATTCGCGGCGCGGGGAATTTACTTGGCGCAGAGCAGCACGGCCACATAGCGTCAGTCGGATTCGACATGTACAGCCAAATGTTGAAAGAGGCCATTGAAGACTTGAAAGGGGAGGAGGCGGAAGAGACGGCCGCGGACCCTGAAATCGAGTTGAAAACGGACGCCTATATTCCCAAGGACTTTATTCCCGATGAGCGCCAAAAAATTGAGATATACAAAAAAGTGCGGGGAACGGACAACATCGAAGAAGTCACCGAACTGGAAAACGAAATTGTGGACCGCTTCGGTGAGCCGCCGGCATCAGTGGCCAACTTGCTTTTCCTGGCCCGCTTGCGCATCTACGCAAAAAAGTGCGGAGTGAGTGCTGTGAAACAAAAAGGGCAAAAAGTGACCATCACATTTTTTGACGCAAAAACGGGAGGAACTTCTTTGATTAAAGCGGTGCAAGAATTGAGACACCGCGCCCGCCTCATTCCCGGAACGGACATCCGAGTCGAGCTCAACGTGAAAGGAATGGAAAACAAAGAAAAGCTGGAAATGATCGAACAGTTTTTGATACAATGTGACTCGGGTGAAAACCCGAAAGGAGAGGTTCAGCATGCGGCAAACTAA
- a CDS encoding small, acid-soluble spore protein, alpha/beta type, with protein sequence MARRSVMSQAFKEELAKDLGFYDVVQREGWGGIKARDAGNMVKRAIELAEERLAERQQ encoded by the coding sequence ATGGCTAGGCGAAGTGTCATGTCTCAGGCGTTCAAAGAGGAGTTGGCCAAAGATCTCGGATTTTACGATGTTGTCCAACGTGAAGGATGGGGTGGCATCAAAGCGCGTGACGCCGGAAATATGGTGAAACGGGCAATCGAGCTCGCCGAAGAAAGGTTGGCCGAGCGACAGCAGTAG
- a CDS encoding anti-sigma-F factor Fin family protein, translated as MAINYVCRYCKTPLGQLNQVALSEERLGFHVLTAEERKDIITYDAFGNMTVRVICDHCKEAIEEHPELSYTNLLQ; from the coding sequence ATGGCAATAAATTACGTGTGCCGCTACTGTAAGACTCCTTTAGGGCAACTGAACCAAGTGGCCTTAAGCGAAGAGCGTTTAGGCTTTCACGTCTTGACCGCTGAGGAGCGCAAAGATATAATTACGTATGACGCGTTTGGCAACATGACCGTTCGCGTCATCTGTGACCACTGTAAAGAAGCGATTGAAGAACATCCTGAGTTGTCGTACACAAACTTACTGCAATAA
- the purR gene encoding pur operon repressor, with protein MKKRKRSARLVDMTRQLLAQPQQVIPLSTFADRYQAAKSSISEDLAIIEEVFREEGYGFLQTVAGAAGGVRYIPHISLEEAEKSIHEICERLAQPERILPGGYLYMSDILGEPNILHQLGLMFASRFTREVDCVLTVATKGISLAFATASFLNVPVVIARRDSRVTEGSVVSINYISGSSKRIQTMSLARRNLPEGSKVLIIDDFMKAGGTVQGMKDLLHEFNAEVVGVGVFAESRVEERLVHDYVSLATLTEVDLHKRRIKVQPGNYFSSERHAALRD; from the coding sequence ATGAAGAAGAGAAAAAGAAGCGCACGGTTAGTCGATATGACCCGGCAACTGCTGGCGCAGCCGCAACAAGTCATTCCGCTCTCAACCTTTGCCGACCGATATCAAGCGGCCAAGTCGTCGATCAGCGAGGACTTAGCTATTATTGAAGAAGTGTTCCGCGAAGAAGGGTACGGTTTTCTCCAAACGGTGGCGGGGGCGGCAGGAGGCGTTCGCTACATTCCGCACATTTCGTTAGAAGAGGCAGAGAAGAGCATACACGAGATATGCGAGAGACTGGCCCAGCCGGAACGCATACTGCCCGGGGGCTATTTGTACATGTCGGACATATTAGGAGAACCGAACATCCTGCACCAGTTAGGCCTCATGTTCGCGTCTCGCTTTACGCGTGAGGTGGACTGTGTTCTAACAGTGGCAACGAAAGGAATCTCGCTCGCCTTTGCGACGGCAAGTTTTTTAAACGTACCCGTTGTCATCGCACGGAGGGACAGCCGGGTAACGGAAGGATCGGTTGTCAGCATCAACTATATTTCCGGATCGTCCAAAAGGATCCAGACGATGTCTCTCGCCCGACGCAACCTGCCGGAGGGTTCAAAAGTGTTGATTATTGACGATTTCATGAAAGCCGGCGGGACAGTTCAGGGCATGAAAGATTTACTGCACGAATTTAACGCAGAGGTTGTCGGAGTCGGCGTGTTTGCCGAATCACGAGTGGAGGAGCGCCTAGTCCACGACTACGTGTCGTTAGCAACTTTGACGGAGGTGGATTTGCACAAGAGACGGATAAAAGTGCAACCCGGAAATTACTTTAGTTCGGAAAGGCACGCTGCATTACGGGACTGA
- the pth gene encoding aminoacyl-tRNA hydrolase, with the protein MKLIVGLGNPGTLYARTRHNVGFRVIDRLGDQWGVSVNRRKWDALIGEGHIRGEKVVLLKPQTYMNRSGMAVRPVVDYFQLDVEDLVVVYDDLDLPPGQIRLRLKGSAGGHNGMKSVIQHLGTEQFKRVRIGIGRPEPPQAVTDYVLEPFTRDEEKIVDEALDRAVDAIRCWTESTFLEAMNRYNVKE; encoded by the coding sequence ATGAAGCTGATTGTCGGCTTGGGAAATCCAGGAACCCTATACGCTCGGACGCGCCACAACGTCGGATTTCGCGTCATTGACCGATTAGGCGATCAGTGGGGCGTTTCCGTCAATAGGCGCAAGTGGGATGCCCTTATAGGGGAAGGTCACATCCGCGGGGAAAAAGTCGTCTTGCTGAAGCCGCAAACCTACATGAACCGTTCGGGGATGGCTGTTCGGCCGGTGGTAGATTACTTTCAGCTCGATGTAGAAGACCTCGTCGTCGTTTACGACGACCTCGATTTGCCGCCGGGGCAGATCCGATTGCGGCTAAAAGGCAGTGCCGGCGGGCACAACGGCATGAAATCTGTCATCCAACACCTCGGGACGGAACAGTTTAAACGGGTGCGGATCGGGATCGGTCGCCCTGAGCCGCCTCAAGCTGTAACAGATTACGTCCTGGAGCCTTTCACACGAGATGAGGAGAAAATTGTAGACGAGGCGTTGGACCGTGCAGTGGACGCGATTCGCTGTTGGACGGAGTCTACTTTTCTCGAAGCGATGAACCGGTACAACGTCAAGGAGTAA
- the ispE gene encoding 4-(cytidine 5'-diphospho)-2-C-methyl-D-erythritol kinase — translation MISEKAPAKINLSLDVIRRREDGYHELEMVMTMIDLADRVDLYEERYPVIRVESSSGVVPSDSQNLAYQAASLLQERYRVSRGASIYIDKKIPVAAGLAGGSSDAAATLRGLNRLWELHLSLDELARIGEEIGSDVPFCIYGGTALAKGRGEVLTHLPAPPSCWVVLAKPAFSVSTKEVYGALRVDHITRRPDTDKLVQVIKAQDYEAMCRLMYNVLEEVTMKMYPEVGTYKRLITRFGADAVLMSGSGPTVFALVRQESRVRRLVSALRGFCRDVYAVRLLGHGLNLRENVQK, via the coding sequence GTGATCTCAGAAAAAGCGCCTGCCAAAATCAACTTGAGCTTAGACGTCATCAGGCGGAGGGAAGACGGGTATCACGAATTGGAAATGGTCATGACGATGATCGACTTAGCAGATCGCGTCGATTTGTACGAGGAGCGTTACCCGGTCATTCGCGTGGAGAGTTCCTCTGGTGTGGTCCCGTCGGATTCACAAAATTTGGCGTACCAGGCAGCTTCCCTTCTTCAAGAACGGTATCGGGTGTCCCGCGGTGCGAGCATCTACATTGACAAAAAAATTCCAGTGGCCGCCGGCCTCGCCGGAGGAAGTAGTGATGCAGCGGCGACGTTGCGCGGTTTGAACCGGTTGTGGGAGCTTCATTTAAGTTTGGACGAGCTCGCCCGAATAGGCGAAGAGATCGGATCTGATGTCCCTTTTTGCATATACGGGGGAACGGCTCTAGCAAAAGGGAGAGGGGAAGTGCTGACACACCTTCCGGCTCCTCCGTCTTGCTGGGTCGTTCTGGCAAAGCCGGCGTTTAGCGTGTCGACGAAGGAAGTGTACGGAGCTCTCCGCGTTGATCACATTACTCGCCGGCCCGACACGGACAAATTGGTACAGGTGATCAAGGCCCAAGATTATGAGGCGATGTGCCGGCTGATGTACAACGTTCTGGAAGAAGTGACGATGAAGATGTATCCAGAAGTTGGCACGTACAAACGGCTCATCACCCGTTTTGGCGCCGATGCCGTGCTCATGTCGGGGAGCGGGCCGACAGTATTTGCCCTCGTGAGACAGGAGAGCCGGGTGAGACGCCTCGTGAGCGCACTGCGCGGCTTTTGCCGGGACGTGTATGCCGTCAGACTGTTAGGGCACGGGTTGAACTTGCGGGAAAACGTACAAAAATGA
- a CDS encoding RidA family protein, giving the protein MEFIATDKAPAAIGPYAQAVKVGDWLYTSGQIPLTPEGELAGDDIETQTKQVFKNLKAVLEAAGARTDQVVKATVFLTDLNHFSRVNELYAEFFQSHTPARSCVQVAALPKGAQIEIELVVSLA; this is encoded by the coding sequence ATGGAATTTATTGCAACGGACAAAGCGCCGGCGGCCATCGGCCCGTATGCCCAGGCAGTGAAAGTGGGGGACTGGTTGTACACGTCGGGACAAATTCCGTTAACCCCGGAAGGGGAATTGGCGGGCGATGACATCGAGACGCAAACAAAACAAGTGTTCAAAAACTTGAAGGCGGTGTTGGAGGCGGCAGGGGCCCGTACGGATCAAGTAGTCAAAGCTACCGTGTTTTTGACGGATTTAAACCATTTTTCACGGGTGAACGAGCTGTATGCCGAGTTTTTCCAGTCACACACACCGGCGCGATCGTGTGTACAAGTGGCCGCACTGCCAAAAGGCGCTCAAATTGAAATAGAGCTTGTCGTGTCGCTGGCGTAG
- a CDS encoding 50S ribosomal protein L25/general stress protein Ctc, with amino-acid sequence MAITLQAEKRNKKPRSVLRRIRKAGKVPAVVYGKDLDNVTIAVDEVEMTKILREEGDYAVLELEVEGDQSYHVMVYDVQKDPIKDNLVHIDFKTIRMDEPVNSEVTIELTGEAAGVKEGGVLQQLLRALEIRSLPDQRPDVIQCDVTGLNIGDSLSVADLQVPEGVEVLNDADETVVSVVPPVKDEPVTAEDGNVEEPELVEKTKGDGESEDA; translated from the coding sequence ATGGCCATCACCCTTCAGGCAGAAAAGCGCAACAAAAAACCGCGTTCAGTGTTACGACGTATTCGAAAAGCGGGAAAAGTCCCCGCTGTCGTGTACGGTAAAGATTTGGACAACGTCACCATCGCTGTCGATGAAGTTGAAATGACGAAGATACTGCGCGAAGAAGGCGACTACGCTGTCTTGGAACTAGAGGTAGAGGGTGATCAGTCGTATCACGTCATGGTGTACGACGTACAAAAAGATCCAATCAAAGACAATCTCGTTCACATAGACTTTAAGACGATACGAATGGACGAGCCGGTAAACAGTGAAGTGACGATTGAACTGACAGGTGAAGCCGCCGGAGTGAAGGAAGGCGGAGTTCTGCAACAGCTGCTTAGAGCCTTGGAAATTCGCTCACTGCCGGACCAACGTCCGGACGTCATTCAGTGCGACGTCACAGGACTGAACATCGGAGACAGTCTCTCTGTAGCCGATCTGCAGGTCCCTGAGGGAGTCGAAGTGCTGAATGACGCGGATGAAACGGTCGTGAGCGTCGTGCCGCCAGTCAAAGATGAGCCTGTCACAGCAGAAGACGGGAACGTCGAGGAACCGGAACTCGTCGAAAAGACGAAAGGTGACGGCGAAAGCGAAGATGCTTAA